One Branchiostoma lanceolatum isolate klBraLanc5 chromosome 18, klBraLanc5.hap2, whole genome shotgun sequence DNA window includes the following coding sequences:
- the LOC136424464 gene encoding calmodulin-regulated spectrin-associated protein 1-like isoform X4 — protein MEAYINEVISIEGVVTAVKKFATFNASQELPYDMEDALLFWLNKVGRTLQDRRGSKKVNAPEGGDPCGWDLPTLDDILKDLSDGRVLLAVLCFYCPNHIRPEDGQLGSLIAMSESVRNLSLVRRFCDQHLGAMFHLSYEDVLYSPEVLKPNIKAFIAELFWWLEVVRPDIVQPALTNHQQTIPFDAEVSSTPTRARPRPNVPISRATKRSFQTPDHDKPSNRDTPSNLSITPSHSSPDISRHTPLLALRHRAKQNSQQGEGEEVLHPLRRSNSLNSASDAAVQGSVMAWPEVANSNGGVPRPGNVGHESHQDLDLESVSSRPESRSDRGDSSLASQDAQAPREAARDSSPATQAPREPLMPAVLRPSKEKTNACKKEDELGEGPDKSVTKIDRTGRLRHTVVSSDVDTMDQITPISESVSSFSLSSSSDVVMGSQGDSDSTISSESCSANRPLGFYLAPVSSAMSYDTTDHPEACAIPTTGKSYTVAENMYTTESAQAAGIPVIDDNVGRAAALEEETPGTTEDGDVVESPKLHSETLDKESLQKESLQKESFQRESLQTQRESLQMEFLQRDPVPIQTWGKGDKNCNGSIPMATTPQEVKVATSGHVTTWGRNRASRGSTPEEQENGHGTQPLASQMVKLRLKLEEKRRTIENEKKKMELQWNRQRQRVGKAAFLHVISQKKATPTKEPAPENYHYDRGDNNGRIRFDKNEVPAPCMTGFASAKSSIPEEVTTEVNQEPVFSPKQPPDLPMSPNEVTSPGDVIDLNEYNTSLERLNSDLSLIQKEIARLSHHQDVLKSQSSPPAKERVPSSPKVKPVSSKSSPKSKEKNVASSTPKMTHANIAGTVSIASSVSSNQSRSSKKQLSRVTAMEASPTIEHVQHRRLAASQSDQTLGLGSSGPQFDADLPRSESEQGPATSRVDHENGAVNVQTTFDSSVEQWALTGEVCKPEDSKEEAALPESPEAEGKAAAMGFFSFNSVDADKTKEEVTRKREQFLRARMKREEQLKVRQMEREAEQEREREERKRRQEEAEQRKAEEKIRKELIYQEYQRRKHEQELQQQQQRKGARPKKSRPKSGPPTDSHKGSSSSGGSRPASVVESRDETSGSSGSGRKTPDWEQSSQSSTSEYTGPKLFVKPSTKSNRHIIINALKDCCLAGEVNNQVKGKVLEALAMSGSNHYVILFRDARCQFRAVYSYNPVCLFVCLPVVYFQALAMSGSNHYVILFRDARCQFRAVYSYNPVCLSMIVYF, from the exons ATGGTCAGCTTGGTTCCCTGATTGCCATGTCGGAGTCTGTGCGGAACCTGTCTCTGGTGCGGCGGTTCTGCGACCAGCATCTCGGCGCCATGTTCCACCTGTCCTACGAGGACGTCCTGTACAGCCCCGAGGTCCTCAAGCCAAACATCaag GCGTTCATTGCTGAGTTGTTCTGGTGGCTGGAGGTGGTTCGACCGGATATCGTCCAACCTGCTCTAACCAACCACCAACAGACAA ttcCGTTTGATGCCGAGGTGTCCTCCACCCCGACCCGAGCCCGGCCGCGCCCGAACGTCCCGATCAGCCGAGCGACAAAGCGGAGTTTCCAGACTCCGGACCATGACAAGCCTAGCAACAGGGACACGCCTAGCAACCTGAGCATCACGCCGTCGCACAGCAGCCCCGACATCAGCAGACACACGCCGCTTCTGGCGCTCCGACACCGCGCGAAGCAGAACAGCCAGCAGGGGGAGG GTGAAGAAGTCCTCCACCCTTTAAGAAGATCAAACTCCTTAAACTCCGCCTCAGACGCGGCGGTGCAGGGCTCTGTCATGGCCTGGCCCGAGGTCGCCAATAGCAACGGGGGAGTGCCACGCCCAG GTAACGTAGGCCACGAGTCCCATCAGGACCTGGACCTGGAGAGCGTCTCCTCCCGCCCTGAGTCTCGCTCCGACCGCGGGGACAGTAGCCTGGCATCGCAGGACGCTCAGGCCCCGCGGGAGGCCGCCAGGGACAGTAGCCCGGCGACCCAGGCACCGCGGGAGCCTCTCATGCCTGCCGTGCTAAG ACCGTCCAAGGAGAAAACCAACGCCTGTAAAAAGGAGGATGAGCTAGGAGAGGGTCCGGACAAGTCCGTCACGAAGATCGACCGCACGGGCCGGCTTCGCCACACCGTGGTATCAAGTGACGTGGACACCATGGATCAGATTACGCCCATCAGCGAATCAGTGAGCAGCTTCTCGCTGTCGAGTTCAAGCGACGTAGTGATGGGTTCGCAAGGGGACTCTGATTCAACGATTAGCTCGGAAAGCTGCTCAGCCAATCGTCCGCTGGGATTTTACCTCGCGCCTGTGTCGTCAGCGATGTCATACGATACCACAGATCATCCAGAAGCGTGTGCGATTCCGACCACTGGGAAAAGCTACACCGTCGCTGAGAACATGTATACGACAGAGTCCGCGCAAGCAGCGGGAATTCCTGTCATCGACGACAACGTCGGGAGGGCAGCGGCCCTGGAAGAAGAGACTCCCGGAACTACAGAAGACGGGGACGTCGTAGAGTCGCCCAAACTTCACAGTGAGACTTTAGACAAGGAGTCGCTCCAGAAGGAGTCACTCCAGAAGGAGTCATTTCAGAGAGAGTCACTCCAAACTCAGAGAGAGTCGCTCCAGATGGAGTTCCTCCAGAGAGACCCAGTACCAATCCAGACATGGGGGAAGGGTGACAAAAACTGTAACGGCAGCATTCCCATGGCAACGACCCCACAGGAGGTCAAGGTCGCGACCTCTGGTCACGTGACCACGTGGGGGCGGAACCGGGCTTCGAGAGGGAGCACTCCGGAGGAACAAGAAAACGGACACGGGACGCAACCGCTCGCATCGCAGATGGTGAAGCTGCGGCTGAAATTAGAGGAAAAGAGGCGAACGATCGAgaacgagaagaagaagatggagCTTCAGTGGAACCGGCAGAGACAGAGAGTCGGCAAGGCGGCGTTTCTGCACGTCATCTCGCAGAAGAAGGCCACCCCGACGAAAGAACCGGCGCCAGAAAACTACCATTACGACCGGGGTGACAATAACGGGAGGATCCGATTCGACAAGAACGAAGTCCCCGCTCCGTGTATGACCGGTTTCGCCTCGGCAAAATCATCTATCCCAGAGGAGGTCACTACAGAGGTCAACCAGGAACCCGTGTTTTCTCCGAAACAGCCCCCCGATCTCCCCATGTCGCCTAACGAAGTCACCAGCCCCGGCGACGTCATCGACCTGAACGAATACAACACCTCCTTGGAAAGACTGAACAGTGACTTGTCCCTTATCCAGAAGGAAATCGCCCGGTTGTCTCACCACCAGGATGTTCTGAAGAGCCAGTCGTCGCCACCGGCTAAGGAGAGAGTCCCGTCATCACCTAAGGTAAAACCGGTCTCTTCCAAGTCGTCACCGAAAAGCAAGGAAAAGAATGTGGCATCGTCCACGCCCAAAATGACTCATGCGAACATAGCGGGCACCGTGTCGATTGCATCGTCTGTTTCTTCGAACCAATCGCGGTCCTCGAAAAAGCAGCTGAGCAGAGTGACAGCGATGGAAGCCTCGCCGACTATTGAACATGTTCAGCACCGGAGACTAGCTGCCAGCCAATCGGACCAGACGCTGGGATTGGGGTCGTCTGGTCCGCAGTTTGACGCTGACCTCCCCAGGAGCGAATCCGAGCAGGGGCCGGCGACGTCGCGTGTTGATCACGAGAACGGCGCGGTGAACGTGCAGACGACGTTTGACAGCTCGGTGGAACAGTGGGCGCTGACCGGGGAGGTGTGCAAACCAGAGGACAGCAAGGAG GAGGCTGCGTTACCTGAGAGCCCCGAAGCGGAGGGAAAGGCTGCCGCTATGGGGTTCTTCTCTTTCAACTCTGTAGACGCAGATAAG ACGAAGGAGGAGGTGACGAGAAAACGAGAGCAGTTCCTGCGCGCTCGGATGAAGCGTGAGGAGCAGCTgaaggtcagacagatggagagGGAGGCTGAGcaggagagggagagggaggagaGAAA ACGTCGACAGGAAGAAGCTGAGCAGAGAAAGGCGGAGGAGAAGATACGGAAGGAGCTGATCTATCAGGAGTACCAGAGACGGAAACACGAGCAGgagctgcagcagcagcagcagaggAAGGGGGCGCGGCCGAAAAAGTCCCGCCCGAAGTCTGGGCCGCCTACCGACTCACACAAGGGGTCCTCTTCATCAG GAGGTTCGCGGCCGGCGAGTGTTGTGGAGAGTCGGGATGAGACCAGCGGGAGCTCAGGGAGCGGGAGGAAGACTCCGGACTGGGAACAGTCGTCACAGTCCTCCACCAGCGAATATACAG GGCCGAAGCTGTTTGTGAAGCCCAGCACCAAGTCGAACCGCCACATCATCATCAACGCCCTGAAGGACTGCTGTCTCGCCGGCGAGGTCAACAACCAGGTCAAGGGCAAAGTTTTAGAG GCGCTCGCCATGTCCGGGTCGAACCACTACGTGATCCTGTTCCGCGACGCGCGGTGCCAGTTCCGAGCGGTTTACTCCTACaaccctgtttgtttgtttgtttgtttacctgttgtttaTTTCCAGGCACTCGCCATGTCCGGGTCGAACCACTACGTGATCCTGTTCCGCGACGCGCGGTGCCAGTTCCGAGCGGTTTACTCCTACAAccctgtttgtttatctatgatTGTTTATTTCTAG